One bacterium genomic region harbors:
- a CDS encoding bifunctional YncE family protein/alkaline phosphatase family protein, translated as MALQVRYLLVGTVIVFVAASGLGADRLPGPHGSEGITPGNWTLTPAGVQIPIGDRPMGAALSPDGRYLAVSNDGQGVQSLALVDTAARAVVQTIPYNAPDALYVGVSWTPDGRRLYASAGGNNLVRVYETGGGRLTEISPIGLAPRGAPVYPAGLAISPDGKTLLVAENLAHRVQAVDLASGQPGPMAQTGSLPLAVAFASGGEKAYVSNWGERTVTVLRGPGLALAGTVTVGLHPGALAVDPVRPRLYVANTDDDSVSVVDTANDHVVATLSLAPYPGAPEGSVPDGLAVSPDGRWMFVANAGNNDVAVVDLGASPAAALPKIVGLIPTAWYPTTVTASRDGRTLFVTNMKGLGAGPNREGPGPTRPQAAATQNIQTMIVGTVSMIPTPIGPALAEATARVVQNNRFDETRNRLVQGPRETAARAIPRRVGNPSAIKHVIYIIKENRTYDQLLGDLPQGNGDRSLVLFGQDVTPNHHGLAQKFVLLDNFYTDAEVSPDGHNWATAAMANDYVQKNWPASYSNRGRLYDFEGGQPATYPRSGFLWDAAARAGISYRVYGEFTEFEQYPSREAMPSLKEHVAPNYHGYDLSVKDQTRIDEWLAEFREFDRAGTLPQLTILRLPNDHTAGTRPAFPTPQAMVADNDLALGRVAEAVSRSRYSVDTAIFVVEDDAQNGPDHVDAHRTIALVAGPHVRRGIVNHTLYSTVSMLRTIELILGIPPLTQYDAAAQPMLEAFSDTPTRFEYTARIPQQPLTAMNTPDAPGAAESLRLPIEEADKAPAAVLNRILWRAIKGDAPMPGPKSTRR; from the coding sequence ATGGCATTGCAGGTTAGGTACCTCCTCGTAGGAACGGTCATCGTCTTCGTGGCGGCCAGCGGCCTCGGGGCCGACCGTCTGCCAGGACCGCATGGCTCCGAGGGGATCACCCCCGGCAACTGGACCCTCACGCCCGCCGGAGTGCAGATCCCCATCGGGGACCGACCGATGGGTGCGGCGCTCAGCCCCGATGGCCGCTATCTCGCCGTCAGCAACGACGGACAGGGCGTTCAATCGCTCGCGCTGGTGGATACGGCTGCGCGCGCGGTCGTACAGACGATCCCGTACAACGCACCCGATGCGCTCTACGTGGGTGTCTCGTGGACCCCCGACGGACGCCGCCTGTACGCATCCGCCGGCGGCAACAACCTCGTCAGGGTGTACGAGACGGGAGGCGGGCGCCTCACCGAGATCTCCCCGATTGGTCTGGCACCTCGAGGGGCACCTGTGTACCCGGCCGGCCTCGCGATCTCGCCGGACGGGAAGACGTTGCTGGTTGCGGAAAACCTAGCCCATCGGGTCCAGGCAGTGGATCTCGCGTCGGGACAGCCCGGGCCGATGGCACAGACCGGGTCGCTGCCTCTCGCCGTCGCCTTCGCCTCAGGCGGCGAAAAGGCGTACGTCAGCAACTGGGGCGAACGTACGGTGACCGTCCTGCGCGGGCCCGGCCTCGCGCTTGCCGGCACGGTGACGGTAGGTCTCCATCCCGGAGCGCTGGCCGTCGATCCCGTCCGGCCCCGACTCTACGTCGCGAACACCGACGATGATAGCGTCTCTGTGGTCGACACGGCAAACGATCACGTCGTCGCGACGTTGTCGCTCGCTCCGTATCCGGGCGCGCCGGAAGGCAGCGTTCCAGACGGCCTCGCCGTCAGTCCGGACGGACGGTGGATGTTTGTAGCCAACGCGGGGAACAATGACGTCGCGGTCGTCGACCTCGGCGCCTCGCCGGCCGCTGCCCTTCCGAAGATCGTTGGCCTGATCCCCACGGCCTGGTACCCAACGACCGTCACCGCCTCGCGCGACGGGCGCACATTGTTCGTGACCAATATGAAAGGGTTAGGCGCGGGCCCCAACCGGGAGGGTCCCGGGCCAACGAGACCGCAAGCGGCGGCCACCCAAAACATCCAAACCATGATCGTCGGCACGGTCTCGATGATCCCCACACCGATTGGGCCCGCCCTGGCCGAGGCGACTGCGCGCGTCGTCCAAAACAACAGGTTCGATGAAACCCGTAACCGTCTCGTGCAGGGTCCGCGAGAGACCGCGGCCCGGGCGATCCCACGGCGGGTCGGAAATCCCTCTGCGATCAAACACGTGATTTACATCATCAAAGAAAACCGGACCTATGATCAGCTGCTCGGCGATCTTCCCCAGGGCAACGGGGATCGTTCCCTCGTGCTCTTCGGGCAGGATGTTACCCCCAACCATCACGGGCTCGCCCAGAAGTTCGTGCTGCTGGATAATTTCTACACCGACGCCGAAGTAAGCCCAGATGGGCACAATTGGGCGACGGCCGCGATGGCCAACGATTACGTCCAAAAGAACTGGCCGGCCAGCTACTCTAATCGCGGTCGCCTCTACGACTTTGAAGGCGGGCAACCGGCGACGTACCCGCGCAGTGGGTTCTTGTGGGACGCTGCGGCGCGAGCGGGCATCTCATACCGGGTGTATGGAGAGTTTACAGAGTTCGAGCAGTACCCCAGCCGCGAAGCGATGCCGTCCCTCAAGGAACACGTCGCCCCCAATTACCACGGGTATGACCTGAGCGTGAAAGACCAGACCCGGATCGATGAGTGGCTCGCAGAGTTCCGCGAGTTCGACCGCGCGGGCACACTGCCGCAACTCACCATTCTCAGGCTCCCGAACGACCACACCGCAGGCACCCGGCCTGCCTTTCCCACGCCCCAGGCGATGGTGGCCGATAACGATCTGGCGCTCGGCCGCGTGGCGGAGGCCGTCTCGCGGTCACGGTACAGTGTAGACACGGCGATCTTCGTCGTCGAGGACGACGCCCAGAACGGACCCGATCATGTGGACGCCCACCGCACCATCGCGCTGGTGGCGGGACCCCACGTCCGGCGGGGAATTGTGAATCACACGTTGTACAGCACGGTGTCGATGCTCCGTACGATCGAATTGATTTTGGGGATCCCGCCGCTGACCCAGTACGACGCGGCAGCTCAGCCGATGCTTGAGGCGTTCAGCGACACACCCACGCGATTCGAATACACAGCGCGCATCCCGCAACAACCGCTCACTGCGATGAATACGCCCGATGCACCGGGCGCAGCGGAATCGCTGCGGTTGCCGATCGAAGAGGCCGACAAGGCGCCCGCCGCGGTGTTGAACCGGATTCTCTGGCGGGCCATCAAAGGAGACGCTCCGATGCCGGGCCCGAAATCGACACGGCGATAG